The following coding sequences lie in one Labrus bergylta chromosome 5, fLabBer1.1, whole genome shotgun sequence genomic window:
- the wnt7aa gene encoding wingless-type MMTV integration site family, member 7Aa: MSRKTRRWIFHFFLCLGIVYLKIGGLSSVVALGASIICNKIPGLAPRQRTICQSRPDAIIVIGEGVQMGINECQFQFRHGRWNCSALGERTAFGKELRVGSKEAAFTYAIIAAGVAHAVTAACTQGSLSGCGCDKEKQGFYNQEEGWKWGGCSADVHYGLGFSKVFVDAREIKQNARTLMNLHNNEVGRKVLEKGMRLECKCHGVSGSCTTKTCWTTLPKFRQLGFMLKDKYNHAVHVEPVRASRNKRPTFLKIKKPHSYRKPMDNELVYIERSPNYCEADPLTGSMGTQGRLCNKTALQPNSCDLMCCGRGYNTHQYSRVWQCNCKFLWCCYVKCNTCSERTEVYTCK, from the exons ATGAGTAGGAAGACACGGCGCTGGATTTTCCATTTTTTCCTCTGCCTGGGAATTGTATACTTGAAAATcgg GGGTCTGTCATCGGTGGTCGCGCTGGGAGCGAGCATCATCTGTAATAAGATCCCCGGCTTGGCTCCTCGTCAGCGGACTATCTGTCAGAGCCGACCCGACGCGATCATCGTGATCGGAGAGGGGGTTCAGATGGGGATCAATGAGTGTCAGTTTCAGTTCAGACACGGCCGCTGGAACTGCTCGGCCCTGGGGGAGAGGACCGCGTTCGGGAAAGAGCTCAGAGTGG GCAGTAAGGAGGCTGCGTTCACCTACGCCATCATCGCTGCTGGAGTCGCCCATGCGGTCACTGCGGCCTGTACGCAGGGAAGCCTCAGCGGCTGCGGCTGCGACAAGGAGAAGCAGGGTTTCTACAACCAGGAGGAAGGCTGGAAGTGGGGCGGCTGCTCTGCGGACGTCCACTACGGCCTGGGGTTCTCCAAAGTGTTTGTGGATGCACGGGAGATCAAGCAGAATGCCAGGACGCTCATGAACTTACACAACAATGAAGTGGGACGCAAG GTTCTGGAGAAGGGCATGCGTCTGGAGTGCAAGTGTCACGGTGTGTCAGGATCGTGCACCACCAAGACGTGCTGGACTACCCTCCCCAAGTTCCGTCAGCTGGGATTCATGCTCAAGGACAAGTACAACCACGCCGTGCATGTGGAGCCTGTAAGAGCCAGTCGCAACAAGCGCCCCACCTTCCTGAAGATCAAGAAACCCCATTCCTACCGCAAGCCCATGGACAACGAGCTGGTCTACATCGAGAGGTCGCCCAACTACTGCGAGGCCGACCCTCTGACCGGCAGCATGGGGACACAGGGTCGACTGTGCAACAAAACGGCTCTGCAGCCCAACAGCTGTGACCTGATGTGCTGCGGTCGAGGATATAACACACATCAGTACTCCCGCGTTTGGCAATGCAACTGCAAGTTCCTGTGGTGCTGCTACGTCAAATGCAACACCtgcagtgagaggacagaggtGTATACCTGtaaatag
- the ptpdc1a gene encoding protein tyrosine phosphatase domain-containing protein 1 isoform X1 has translation MGTELSSHELLQSVQRRRQCSAVQCRQHREMPLQRGHHSLAGDMTDSARRHNRRHSASDILLNVLQRRRSSALGILSSNTHRVMVAVSMNQPEPPTKHRTKRSNARIPTAKYTKMGETLRHVIPGHMQCSMACGGKACKYENPSRWSDEEQAIKGLYSSWITDNLLAMARPSTEIIQKYNIIEQFQRCGLKTVINLQRPGEHASCGNSLEQESGFTYRPETFMRAGIYYYNFGWKDYGVASLTTILDMVKVMSFAIQEGKLAVHCHAGLGRTGVLLACYLVFTSRMNADQAILFVRAKRPNSIQTRGQLLCVREFAQFLVPLRSVFSSADPKASAVTLSQYLTRQSHLLHGYEARQMKHVPKIVQLACQLLVDVAADRQVVIEEEWLEIPDLTAEVEKTVSQQALQQLGKEMRGKGIPVPPCSSSHPVSASAQQSRPPQDQPSDNELDPLWQEQNVESPLKSSLSDKRSLSYSDSVLHKPRPQQYHLENLKSYKPINCLNKYSFSHSSLTGCNTPRNWDLSPQDIISIIQDPMGDAKKDAGSSSSRRKLHKWHQSLSLDLSEQRRKSYCYATHSALSTKSKLVTRETKPDVDVSVDEGVATVPFITLQPELSAEGRHLLVAKALAMDLTDNDLTSKVLQWQTELNTREGAWERLCMERDPLVLSGLMWSWLEQLKGPVISSEDIKALSEKNVNPEDALNSLEKGHRLTLLCILQCAAHVLPMPEEVETSFLNQTIKVFTKIDPASEKNESLYTKLKAILAPILHELRDKAVEENEDS, from the exons ATGGGCACAGAGCTGTCCAGCCACGAGCTGCTGCAGTCAGTGCAGAGACGCCGGCAGTGCAGTGCAGTGCAGTGCAGGCAGCACAGAGAGATGCCGCTGCAGCGTGGACACCACTCCTTAGCTGGGGACATGACGGACAGCGCGAGGAGGCACAACCGCAGGCACTCGGCCTCGGACATCCTGCTCAACGTCCTGCAGCGCAGACGCAGCTCGGCCCTTGGGATCCTCTCCTCCAACACCCACAGAGTCATGGTCGCCGTCAGCATGAACCAACCTGAGCCTCCCACTAAACACAGGACCAAGAGAT CCAATGCTAGGATCCCTACAGCAAAGTACACCAAGATGGGGGAGACCCTGAGGCACGTCATCCCGGGTCACATGCAGTGCTCCATGGCCTGTGGAGGGAAAGCGTGTAAATATGAGAACCCGTCACGCTGGAGCGACGAGGAGCAGGCCATCAAAGGACTCTATTCCTCCTG GATTACTGACAACTTGCTAGCTATGGCAAGGCCTTCCACTGAAATCATACagaaatataatataattgaaCAATTTCAAAG GTGTGGCCTGAAGACAGTCATTAACCTGCAGCGGCCTGGAGAACACGCCAGCTGTGGCAACTCGCTGGAGCAGGAGAGCGGCTTCACTTATCGACCCGAGACGTTCATGAGGGCAGGCA tttattactACAACTTTGGGTGGAAGGATTATGGTGTTGCGTCTCTGACTACGATCCTCGACATGGTCAAAGTCATGTCGTTTGCTATCCAAGAGGGAAAACTGGCTGTCCACTGCCATGCCGGCCTCGGAAGAACAG GTGTGTTGTTAGCTTGTTACTTGGTTTTCACGTCCCGGATGAACGCTGACCAAGCCATCCTGTTCGTGCGAGCCAAGAGACCGAACTCCATCCAGACCAGAGGCCAGCTCCTGTGTGTAAGGGAGTTCGCTCAGTTCCTGGTTCCCCTCAGGAGCGTCTTCTCCTCTGCAGATCCCAAAGCGAGTGCCGTCACCTTGTCCCAGTACCTCACCCGGCAGAGCCACCTGCTTCATGGATACGAGGCCCGACAGATGAAACACGTGCCAAAGATCGTCCAGCTGGCATGTCAGCTCCTCGTTGACGTCGCAGCCGACAGACAAGTGGTGATCGAGGAGGAGTGGCTGGAGATTCCCGACCTCACGGCCGAGGTGGAGAAGACCGTCTCGCAGCAGGCTCTGCAGCAGCTCGGGAAGGAGATGAGAGGGAAGGGGATTCCCGTCCCGCCTTGCTCTTCCTCTCATCCTGTCAGTGCATCCGCTCAGCAGTCCAGACCTCCTCAAGATCAACCAAGTGATAACGAGCTTGACCCACTGTGGCAGGAGCAGAACGTAGAAAGCCCTCTGAAATCCTCGCTGTCCGACAAAAGAAGCCTCAGTTACAGCGATTCTGTCCTTCATAAACCTCGACCGCAGCAGTACCATTTAGAAAACCTAAAGAGCTACAAACCAATCAACTGTCTGAACAAATACTCCTTCTCTCACAGCAGCCTCACTGGTTGTAACACCCCGAGAAATTGGGACCTCTCTCCTCAGGACATTATCAGCATCATTCAGGACCCCATGGGAGATGCAAAAAAAGACGCAGGATCATCCTCCTCAAGAAGGAAGCTACACAAGTGGCATCAAAGTTTGTCTTTAGATCTGTCCGAGCAGAGAAGAAAATCTTACTGTTACGCCACACATTCAGCCTTATCCACTAAGAGCAAACTAGTTACCCGGGAGACGAAGCCAGATGTGGACGTGTCAGTGGATGAAGGGGTTGCAACAGTTCCTTTCATCACCCTGCAGCCTGAGCTGTCTGCAGAAGGCAGACACCTGCTGGTGGCCAAAGCTTTAGCCATGGACCTGACAGACAATGATCTGACCTCCAAAGTGCTGCAGTGGCAG ACGGAGCTGAACACCAGAGAGGGAGCGTGGGAAAGGCTCTGCATGGAGAGAGATCCTCTGGTCCTGTCTGGCCTCATGTGGTCCTGGCTGGAGCAGCTCAAGGGTCCAGTCATCAGCAGCGAGGATATAAAAGCCCTCAGTGAGAAGAATGTAAATCCAGAGGACGCCCTCAACTCTCTGGAAAAG GGCCACAGACTCACTTTGCTGTGTATCCTCCAATGTGCTGCTCACGTGCTGCCAATGCCTGAAGAGGTGGAGACTAGTTTTCTCAACCAAACAATAAAAGTGTTCACTAAG ATTGACCCCGCCTCTGAGAAGAACGAGTCTTTGTACACTAAACTGAAAGCAATTCTCGCTCCCATTCTGCATGAGCTGCGCGACAAAGCTGTGGAGGAGAATGAAGACTCCTGA
- the ptpdc1a gene encoding protein tyrosine phosphatase domain-containing protein 1 isoform X2 — protein sequence MAAGVSILNDLPYPMCGACTVEIITEMDTANARIPTAKYTKMGETLRHVIPGHMQCSMACGGKACKYENPSRWSDEEQAIKGLYSSWITDNLLAMARPSTEIIQKYNIIEQFQRCGLKTVINLQRPGEHASCGNSLEQESGFTYRPETFMRAGIYYYNFGWKDYGVASLTTILDMVKVMSFAIQEGKLAVHCHAGLGRTGVLLACYLVFTSRMNADQAILFVRAKRPNSIQTRGQLLCVREFAQFLVPLRSVFSSADPKASAVTLSQYLTRQSHLLHGYEARQMKHVPKIVQLACQLLVDVAADRQVVIEEEWLEIPDLTAEVEKTVSQQALQQLGKEMRGKGIPVPPCSSSHPVSASAQQSRPPQDQPSDNELDPLWQEQNVESPLKSSLSDKRSLSYSDSVLHKPRPQQYHLENLKSYKPINCLNKYSFSHSSLTGCNTPRNWDLSPQDIISIIQDPMGDAKKDAGSSSSRRKLHKWHQSLSLDLSEQRRKSYCYATHSALSTKSKLVTRETKPDVDVSVDEGVATVPFITLQPELSAEGRHLLVAKALAMDLTDNDLTSKVLQWQTELNTREGAWERLCMERDPLVLSGLMWSWLEQLKGPVISSEDIKALSEKNVNPEDALNSLEKGHRLTLLCILQCAAHVLPMPEEVETSFLNQTIKVFTKIDPASEKNESLYTKLKAILAPILHELRDKAVEENEDS from the exons ATGGCAGCAGGTGTCAGCATACTGAATGACCTGCCTTACCCGATGTGTGGAGCCTGCACAGTAGAGATCATCACAGAGATGGACACAG CCAATGCTAGGATCCCTACAGCAAAGTACACCAAGATGGGGGAGACCCTGAGGCACGTCATCCCGGGTCACATGCAGTGCTCCATGGCCTGTGGAGGGAAAGCGTGTAAATATGAGAACCCGTCACGCTGGAGCGACGAGGAGCAGGCCATCAAAGGACTCTATTCCTCCTG GATTACTGACAACTTGCTAGCTATGGCAAGGCCTTCCACTGAAATCATACagaaatataatataattgaaCAATTTCAAAG GTGTGGCCTGAAGACAGTCATTAACCTGCAGCGGCCTGGAGAACACGCCAGCTGTGGCAACTCGCTGGAGCAGGAGAGCGGCTTCACTTATCGACCCGAGACGTTCATGAGGGCAGGCA tttattactACAACTTTGGGTGGAAGGATTATGGTGTTGCGTCTCTGACTACGATCCTCGACATGGTCAAAGTCATGTCGTTTGCTATCCAAGAGGGAAAACTGGCTGTCCACTGCCATGCCGGCCTCGGAAGAACAG GTGTGTTGTTAGCTTGTTACTTGGTTTTCACGTCCCGGATGAACGCTGACCAAGCCATCCTGTTCGTGCGAGCCAAGAGACCGAACTCCATCCAGACCAGAGGCCAGCTCCTGTGTGTAAGGGAGTTCGCTCAGTTCCTGGTTCCCCTCAGGAGCGTCTTCTCCTCTGCAGATCCCAAAGCGAGTGCCGTCACCTTGTCCCAGTACCTCACCCGGCAGAGCCACCTGCTTCATGGATACGAGGCCCGACAGATGAAACACGTGCCAAAGATCGTCCAGCTGGCATGTCAGCTCCTCGTTGACGTCGCAGCCGACAGACAAGTGGTGATCGAGGAGGAGTGGCTGGAGATTCCCGACCTCACGGCCGAGGTGGAGAAGACCGTCTCGCAGCAGGCTCTGCAGCAGCTCGGGAAGGAGATGAGAGGGAAGGGGATTCCCGTCCCGCCTTGCTCTTCCTCTCATCCTGTCAGTGCATCCGCTCAGCAGTCCAGACCTCCTCAAGATCAACCAAGTGATAACGAGCTTGACCCACTGTGGCAGGAGCAGAACGTAGAAAGCCCTCTGAAATCCTCGCTGTCCGACAAAAGAAGCCTCAGTTACAGCGATTCTGTCCTTCATAAACCTCGACCGCAGCAGTACCATTTAGAAAACCTAAAGAGCTACAAACCAATCAACTGTCTGAACAAATACTCCTTCTCTCACAGCAGCCTCACTGGTTGTAACACCCCGAGAAATTGGGACCTCTCTCCTCAGGACATTATCAGCATCATTCAGGACCCCATGGGAGATGCAAAAAAAGACGCAGGATCATCCTCCTCAAGAAGGAAGCTACACAAGTGGCATCAAAGTTTGTCTTTAGATCTGTCCGAGCAGAGAAGAAAATCTTACTGTTACGCCACACATTCAGCCTTATCCACTAAGAGCAAACTAGTTACCCGGGAGACGAAGCCAGATGTGGACGTGTCAGTGGATGAAGGGGTTGCAACAGTTCCTTTCATCACCCTGCAGCCTGAGCTGTCTGCAGAAGGCAGACACCTGCTGGTGGCCAAAGCTTTAGCCATGGACCTGACAGACAATGATCTGACCTCCAAAGTGCTGCAGTGGCAG ACGGAGCTGAACACCAGAGAGGGAGCGTGGGAAAGGCTCTGCATGGAGAGAGATCCTCTGGTCCTGTCTGGCCTCATGTGGTCCTGGCTGGAGCAGCTCAAGGGTCCAGTCATCAGCAGCGAGGATATAAAAGCCCTCAGTGAGAAGAATGTAAATCCAGAGGACGCCCTCAACTCTCTGGAAAAG GGCCACAGACTCACTTTGCTGTGTATCCTCCAATGTGCTGCTCACGTGCTGCCAATGCCTGAAGAGGTGGAGACTAGTTTTCTCAACCAAACAATAAAAGTGTTCACTAAG ATTGACCCCGCCTCTGAGAAGAACGAGTCTTTGTACACTAAACTGAAAGCAATTCTCGCTCCCATTCTGCATGAGCTGCGCGACAAAGCTGTGGAGGAGAATGAAGACTCCTGA